CCTGCAGGGTTCACGTTGGTGCGGCAGGTGACGCTGCACACCTTCCGCCTGGTGCAGAGCAAACTGTTTCCTGTGTACTTCCACTTCCTGCTGGGGAGCAGCTTCCTCAGCCTGGCTGTGTACGCTGTGCTCCACCCCAGAGAGCTGCTGGACTGGCACCACACCGTGCAGGTAGAGCGTCACACCtatgatacacacacagtgaatgtcAGATCTCtagagctgctttcagtcaTGCACCGAACTCTAGATGTTCTCTGGAGCAGCTCTGGAGtgaagaatctcctgctgtggtgaAAGACAACTTGTAGACAAAGTTGTGCGTGGACATTCATATCTgatgatgtattttaaacataattaaaaggGAAATCATCATTTCGTTACCTTGCAGTTAACTGCCTCATCCTTTGTGGTCTCGTAGATGGTTCTGTTCTCTGTGGTGCCTGTCACGGCGGGTCTGAACGCCCGCTGGTTCGGTCCgaaggtcacagaggtcatgtTCCAGATGAGGCAGGTGGAGACGGAGCATGGCCTGGGGAACCAGATCGGCCGCGGCAGCCTGAAAGCAGCGTACGCCAAACTCAAAGAGCAGGACCCGAAGTACCGAGCGTCCAGGAGCACGTTCCTCCGGTACCACGGGCTGTCCAGCCTCTGCGCCCTGATCGGGTTCCTCTGCACCAGCGTCAACTTGATCTACACAGCTCTGAAGCTATCCACCATctagaagaagaagcagatttCAGCATgtgaaaattatcttttttcTGGAGTCATCTCAGTATTTTTTATATGATAAATCAAACAGGATGAGTGAGGAGGCCTTTGATGATTACAATTTCATTTTGTTCGTCAGTATCTA
Above is a genomic segment from Pleuronectes platessa chromosome 16, fPlePla1.1, whole genome shotgun sequence containing:
- the LOC128458376 gene encoding transmembrane protein 205, with the translated sequence MLIKCVFCVFCVLSDTMATEGEPTDLIKVLHLLLLSFSWGMQVWVTFIAGFTLVRQVTLHTFRLVQSKLFPVYFHFLLGSSFLSLAVYAVLHPRELLDWHHTVQMVLFSVVPVTAGLNARWFGPKVTEVMFQMRQVETEHGLGNQIGRGSLKAAYAKLKEQDPKYRASRSTFLRYHGLSSLCALIGFLCTSVNLIYTALKLSTI